The DNA sequence GGAATGTATTCAGAAAATTAATGCCAGACAAATAATGTAGATTTATTTAGCTGTGACTATAGtgtatattttcctttgtagtttcaaaattaagataaaatctttcaaaatatcCTATTTAAATCCTTGTCTCTACTCTCATATGACTGGAATTATGTTTCATTACATAAGAAATACCAACAtgttttttccaaaatgtcaggGAGTATAAAGAACTGACATTCTTGAgaggtaaaaatagaaaaaaaaaaaaacccttatttttcagtatttatagaaaaaagaaacataattacagcaaaaataaatttttaatgattCAAGTAGTGAAACAACATGATTATAGTCAACATAAAAACctattaaaatttgtttatattaATCTAATTTTTAAGCAGAGTGATGGATATTTATACTTATTTTCTCAACAACACTGTATTagtgaatatttttcaaaaaatcaacTGGAGTGTTTGTGGTTGTTGCTGTTTGGAGtattaaagaaaatctctttCCCTGGATACCTTTCAGAGGGTAGCTTGGATAATTCAGCTTCACTTccaaactcctggagatgatgTTTAAAATCTTCAGCAATTGAACAAGGCAAGTAATTCCATGTTTCATGATTGATATATTAATCATCAGTTTGTACATCAAGACACATTATAGTACATCACAATTGTTGACATTCAGAGCAAGCAAATGGAGAAACAGCATgataaaacttgtttttaaatcacactacactatttcttccacAAATTTAAAATTGTGATTGCAAATTATAGCCAAAGTAACATGAGGTTCAGTGGGACataatttttaatgtgatttttgttttgcttgcctTTATAGTGGGAAATCCAGACTACAAGATTAATGATCTTAGCCAAATTTTGAAATCACAAATCATTGAGTTTTTTGGAAGGGGAATGGAATTATGTTGTTCCTAGAAAGTTATATCTCACTGTAGATTTCAATAGTTGATGTCCTGGAATCAATCTAGGACAAGAAAATAACatgttatcaaaatcaggtgGCTGGGTTCTAGGAGTCTTAATTGCCAAGCATGCTATGTGGCTAAAATTCATATTGCTAAAATACAGATACACAAGATCAAGGTTATGGAATTTAACAGTGGTGAATACCAATCCTATTCCAAGCTAATTCAGACTCCTCTTACATTTCAAATCCATTTATAATACCTACATTCATGTAACCATGAattgtttctttttgaaatgaaGTATCTTAAATACATGGCTAAGACAGTGACTTGTACACAGAAGGCTTgtaaacattttaagataataaattcattttttccctattttccaaatatattttcttcacaaTATTTTAATGGGAGAACtgtgttaagcaaggcttcattTTGGCATTGTATCTCTCTTATACAAATATCAAAATTGATTCTAAAATGATTATTCTTATTGTTTCCCCAAGCAAACACTATCTGCTTACTCTGAAAgatggaaataaaaagcaaactgtAGGATCATCTTTCAGacttcttgtttttaatttatactaCAATATATACAGAAATGCCATCCAGAATacttgtaaaaaattatcaaagagTATCTTTGCTGGGTTTATACCATTAAACCTGGGTTTATACCATTAAACCCAGGTATAAATCATTTCATGCAATAGATACACTTCTATCTAATGAATATTCCatatttttcaaaacacaaatgtcaggaaaaaaaaactatggaaaatatttgattctctttttaaaacatgaattttttttttataaatccaCTTATATCTTACTGCCTCCTAGGACCAGTTAATTTCTTCACTCTCATATTTCTATTCAGATGAACGGTGAACTAAATGTAAATATCACCCTAAAACCTCCTTTAAAAAGTGTATTTCTCACTTTGTTTAAAGACAATTGAATTTAATTCTGCCTTCTGATAACACTAATATTTTATTCCACTGTCAGAATTTCCTTAAGGaacaatgaatttttattttattggctgacagttttccccattttgtatgatgattttttgaaaagaagaCACCTACTGtatttgaattttataaataCATGAGTTCTTTTTCAGTGCTCAGTGAATTCAGCATTCTGCAACATCAGTGAATATAAGATGACTCTTCTTGGCATTAATCAGAAAATGAAGTGTATATAGAAAGGGTGAAGAACATTGCAAATGTTGCAAAAAATACAagaattcaaattatttttagtatCACATTAGTCTGCCTAAGTTCACCAATTCATACCAGAAGATATTTAGTAATTAATCTGAAACAGCTGTCAACCTATGACATAAAGTATATAATTTACCTATTTCTTAAGATCAGAAAAAGTATAATTTCATCTGAGAACACATTGATTCTAAGATAGTCCTTTTAgctaataaaaaacaaatgataaCTAATATTTTATTCTCATTAACATCTACTTTCCTTATTTTGCCTGTCCTGTGAAATTATTATCCTATGtttaggaaaatatttatttgctaaataaaataaaatgtctgaaTAAAAGTTATTAATTGTATTGACTTTCTCAGGAttagaaaatagtttaaaagaagcagaagatatttggAAAACACTTTCAATTTTTTGCTTCATCTATGGTTTGCTTACTGTAATGTTCTTGTCTTCATGTAAAATAAGTCTAGCTCTTAAACATCTCCACGCTTTTGAAAACAGTTGAAACCAGAATTTTCTCTCTTAACAAACTTCACAAGCCAATCTATTAAAAATGATGCTCTATGAAAGTAATTCACAAACCCTACTCATTGTAGGTTTTTAAGTGAATCACATATTTACCCCTGGGAAAAGTGCTATTAGGTTACACAACACACATAAAGTGCTAGtcataaaaaaatagtttttttgttGAGAAATGTTTCCAAAAACAGAATGATAGCAATGAGAATTAGGAAATGAGATCacagtttttaatgtttaaatataaataaaaactcaCCATGATGAGATGTTAGGCATCTGTTATGTTTGCCACCCATTTAAGATCCACCTTGGTAGAAAACATGGGGCTCATGTGGACTGTAGAAATAACCACTACCCTGTAAACTCATTCAAATCATATAAAATACTCCACAGAGAGTAGGGGTCTATTTTACCATTTACAATATCATAATTATGAAATTATTGTAACAAAAATGAACACACAACAAAATTAGTTTCTTAAGTTTGCTCAGTGATTGAGAAAGGCTAACATTGTATTATTTAACTATGCATTGATCCTTGAGTGACCTCGATTCTTAAGACATTTCCTAATCATGAATTATTTTCAttgctatttgaaatcctgataGACTTCTTTAATATCTCTAACTTTGGTGAAAAGAAACTTATTCTGACTTTCATATTACTACATTTTATTAAGCCTAACTGTGTTTTTAGAAGCTTTTATCAATTGAAATTGGGATGAAGACCTTCTTAAGAGTAACACAAACAAAGTCAACATATGGCAAgattttgagagaaaaaaaatgtagataaatTCTATCATATAACtttattaaggaaataatcatatttaatttatttaatttagttGTGGATttctagaaacatttttattgatttctCCATGAAATATAGATAAGACTGTATAAGCTCTTGTTTTCATAATTCATTGGGTTTTAAATTATTGTATGCAGACACCTTGGATCTCAATATGCTCATATTTTCCTTCAGGCCTATTAGAGAAAGCAATCATATTTCATTTTCCAAAAGTCATTATCTCTTAAGAATGTCTCTTGAAGGGCTCAATACCTTGTATGAATATGCAAATACTCAAATGAATATGTAGAGTAGAGATCTCACATATATTTCATTCTCTTGACTGAACATGAGAGTAGCATGACTTCattttcctaatttcattcttgCTACATTGTGTAAATACAGATGTATAAACCAAAATAATGGTGAGTTCCTAATCTGAACATTATACTTCCTTTTCATTGTGGGGGCTTGGGAGCATGGTGAGTGGGGGAGTATATCTTGATGCTATTCAACTATCTTGGGTAGACAGATTTTACCAACTGAAGCTGGAAGTCTCAGTACCATTAAGACCTGCTTATCAGATTCCAAAAGGCATTACTGTGATATATGCAGCCTGGGCAGTTCTGGTCCTCATGCTCACAACTGTACTGAGGACAGTGTCATGACCTCTGACATGACATGACCTCCAAAAATTTTGGAGTTTTTCcagtatattggagaaggaaatggcaacccactccagtactcttgccaggaaaatcccatgaactgagaaacctggtaggctacagtccatggggtagcaaagagccggacacgactgagcaacttcacttcacttcacttcttctctAGCAGGAAGTGTCATAGTGCCATCTACAGACAACACCGCCCCTATTATAATCATCATTCCTCAGCCAATGTTCCTGGAATTAGGAGTCATTTTGTTCTGATTTTCCATCAAACTTAAATGAATCCATATACCTATTCAGATAATTCTGCAAAATATGATCGTTTTGATCCCCCATTGAGTCAGTAGATTctgtaaataattttgaaaaataaagttagaaagATTAGTTAGAGACTTGGATTACCTACCAGTCTGGTGTGTACAGACACAGGGGTCTTGAAAGTTGTCACTGGATAGCTGCACTCAGAAACACTGTAGGGATCAGAACTGCTGGAAGAACACTTGGAGATGGAATCACAACCCACAAAGGTGTTATCGAGAGGCAGTTCCTGGATGATGTGGTGCTTTGAATTTAGGGGAGTTTCCGGCTGGATCTGGAAAGCAGGCTGTGGAGAGGCAGATTTGTAGTGCTGGGCCAAATCAGGGCTGTCAGGCTTGAAAGTAGTAGGTGTAGTACCCCAGTTGCACTTGCCCATGGCTTGCTCTTCCAATTCAATGGGAAGGTCTAGTGTGACAGTGTTTCTATCATTGTCAGCATTGTCTGCCTTAGCTTCTTCAATAGTGACAAAGTTAAGCAGTAAGTTCTTAGGGGtatgcttcttcttctttttcttcattatcaTCATCTGCCTGTTTTCAGGGTTTGGAGTAACCCATTCAGAATTCTGCTTGTTTTTCTGAGCAGCCTTAAGGTGTGGTGATTGGCGGCATCTTACTACAGCAGTGATGAAAATGACAAGAATGACAGTTATGGTGCCAGCAACAATGGCAACCACGATCTTAACATAGTCACTTGACGGTGAGGATGTATCGGTTGTCTCAACATTTTGGGTCACTGGTGTTTCAATGTTTTTGCGCACCAATTCATAAATTAATGTAGCATTCGTCATCGACTCATTCACAAATAGATTAACATTTATGACACTGAAGAGAGAATCAGGTTGCCCTAAATCCTTGGCTTTGACTATCAGTTTGTGTAAACCAAGATCTGCAAGGACACATTTCTCCTTCAGTGTAATGTTGCCTGTTGTTTGGTCAATCATAAACAGACCTTTTGTGTTTCCTCCTACAATGTTGTAACGAAGCTCTGCATTCATTCCAGTGTCATTGTCAATAGCAACTACTGTGAAGACCACTGTGCCTGGATTAGCAGATGGTGGAACCAATTCAAAGGAGTAGTTGGAAGGAGGGACAACAAAAACTGGTTTATTGTCATTGACATCAACCACGTTTATAGTGACTTTGGCAGTTGAAGAATGTGATACCCTACCACCATCCTGAGCCTTTACATTGAAAGTATAAGATTCTTGTTTTTCTCTATCAAATGAAATATTCGGTTGGATGACACCAGTCTGTGGATCAATTGTGAAGTCATCATTCGCATCTAAAATGGAGAGAGTTACTGCAGAATTTTCTCCATAATCAGGATCAGTTACAGTGATTAGTCCTACTGTGCCATGTCTTGGAAGGTTTTCTGGGACATAGAAGTTGTACTCATTGTGAGTGAAAATTGGACTGTTGTCATTCTGATCAAGAACGGTCACTAAGACTGTGGCATTGGTTATTAAAGATGGCATCCCATTATCTTTTGCCAGAACTGTGAAtgaatatttttcctgtttttctctatCCAATTTCTTCACTGCAGTCAGAATGCCTGTACGATGATCCAGGTTGAATTCAGATGGAGCATCAATGCCTAGCAGGTAATGTATCTCAGCATTACGCCCAGTGTCTGCATCTGTTGCACTTATTTTTGTCAATTGGGTACcaggagagttattctcaggaaCAGAAAGACTTATGAAAGGTTGAGTGAAAACTGGAGCATtgtcattttcatcttttaatttgatgaggAGCATGGATGATTGATTCAAAGGAGGTTTGCCAGCATCTGCGGCCAGTAATTTAATGGCATATTCTCTTGTGGACTCATAGTCAAGATATGCAGCAGTCTCTAGGAGGAACTGATTACTGAACACTGGCCTTAATCTGAAAGGGACTTCATGATCTGTAAAGCATGTCACCCTACCATTATGGTCAGCATCCTTATCTGTCACAGTTATGAGAGCAATTTTGGTGTTGAGAGGAGCATTTTCTGAAAGAACCACAGTGCCATTGATTGGATTGATGATGTATCTTATGTCAATCAATGGAACATTATCATTGACATCAGTAACATTTACTAGCACCATTGCTCTTGCTGGCATCAGTCCACCATCACTTGCCAAAACCAGTAACTTGTGGTTTGGAGATTCCTCCCTATCCAGTGGTTCTTTTACTGTGATAAGTCCAGTGGTAGAGTTGAGGTGAAATAGCCTCTTGGCCATGCTGGAGACAAGATTGCTGAAATAGAAATGAATCCTGGCATTTTCACCTATATCAGCATCTGTGGCATGGAGCTGTGTTACTGAAGAACCTACAGGAGCATTTTCTGGTATACTGACTTCAATCTCATCCTCCTTAAAAACTGGATGGTTGTCATTTGTATCAGCAACACTGACTTGCAAAATAGCAGTACTGGATCTTTGAGGGAAGCCACCATCTTCAACCTTTACTTTCATTACATATGTATCTTTCTCTTCCCTATCTAACTCCTTTTGAACTATTAGTTGTGgcatcttttctccttctggcGTTTCAATGATATCAAGCCCAAAAATATTTTGACCctgaaaaacaaagaatgaaacaTTTTAGCTTATGTTATTATTTAATGAACTGGTTTTCAGTTTCTTGAAGCCACATGACATGGGATCAACTCAGAAATAAATGCTAGAGACTTGGGTTCTAAGTCCCAGATTTGTCTATAATAGTGTCAGCACAAACAAGGTGATTAACACCTCCAAACATTTGTGAAATTTGAATTGTTCTAGAAGATGTTCTCAGGTTATAGCATTTTACAGTGATAAGTGTAGCTAATTTTTGTTAATTATTAAAGATTTCAAAAAGAAGaataatgtataatttaaaaagaattatcaCCATTTCACatggaaaatgaaattataagTGAATTAACCATGGTTACctcaaatgaattaaaatgtctTGTAGATTTCAGATGTTTAGGGCACTTTTCACTAACAAAAGAAACAATTAAGTATAAAATAACCAACGTAAAAGTGGATATATCACATCTAACAAATACAGCTAAAACCTTTGGCAAAGGGAGAAAATATGCAAACTCTGATAAGAATAAAACTTTGTGTAAAGAACACaaactttccctttttttcccctatagaAAAAGGTTCTAAAATGAatttttgggaattccctggtgatccagttgtTATGACATGGCACTTttactgccagggcccaggttcaatccatggtcagggaactaagattctgcaaatatggggtggccaaaaaaaaaaaaataaataaaagcatcttAGAGATTAACAGCACAATGTTATTTAAGttcttattatattattattatttttttaattatcaggCACAATAGACTGAACCTAACGTGCCAAAATGTCAAATTGGAAACTATAGCTTGGAATAGTACTTATGTTTTATTCATGACAAAAAAGTCAgattttagaaatgtttaaaatcagCCTCCGCTGATTCTGACTTCCCTCGAAACCCTCAAGGAGGTGATTCAAGTAATATAAAATTGCAAAATACTTAAAGTGTTTGGGCTCTCTTAACTGCTATTGTTTATTAGCACACAGAGGGTCTcatacttttaaagttttttgttgctgttcagttgctaagtcctgtccaactctgcaaccccatggactgcagcatgccaggcttccctgtccttcactatctctttaagtttgttcagattcatgtccattgagttggtgatgctatctaactatatcatcttctgctgtccccttctccttttgcttctccTTAAGTctttaaaatggcaacccactacagtattcttgcccagaaaattccatggacagaagagcctggcaggctacagtccatggggtcgcaaagagtcggacaccactgagtgactaacacttttcttttttcttttaagcctttaaaatagtcaaatatcttaatttcttttaagtccaatttatgtaattttttttaatcccatctTTGAACTACAATAAGATGAGCTCTACACAGATAAATCTTGCTAGCTGATTGAAGAAGTGTTCACTGGCTCTCAGAGGCAGTTCTAGCCAGTGTTTACTTGTAGCATTTTGACAGAAATGAGTAAGATAAAAAGCTACTGTTAGCAGTGAAGAAAAGATCAGAAGATCTTAAGATTCTTAGTACATGGGTGATTTATAAACGctttcatatacacacatacaaccaCACATCACAATTTTAAATctccaatatattttttaacataaaagttGCTGACATGTGAAGATCAGTTATTGAAATCTCATTTACGTGCTCTGTCCTGAAAGAACAGGATAGCATCTGAGATCTTTCTCTCATAGTTTTGCCATACTAGTGTCTAAAATGAGATTCTAAATGTTATAAACCAATGAATGATATCAAGCTTTTAGGGATCACTAGACTTTATGCTGACATTATACGGTGATACTATCTTTTTTaacttaacaaaatattataattgttttacataAAATCTAGTATAATACTCAAGTACAACCACATTTTTCCTCATGAATTGCTTGAagataattttgcattttttggatttttgtgtgtgtgtttagattcACTTATACTCTTATTCAAATTGAGACCATAATACATCTTGATGGAAGAATTAAATGTTTATTATGAAATTAAAGTT is a window from the Capra hircus breed San Clemente chromosome X unlocalized genomic scaffold, ASM170441v1, whole genome shotgun sequence genome containing:
- the LOC108634446 gene encoding protocadherin-11 X-linked — translated: FVFQGQNIFGLDIIETPEGEKMPQLIVQKELDREEKDTYVMKVKVEDGGFPQRSSTAILQVSVADTNDNHPVFKEDEIEVSIPENAPVGSSVTQLHATDADIGENARIHFYFSNLVSSMAKRLFHLNSTTGLITVKEPLDREESPNHKLLVLASDGGLMPARAMVLVNVTDVNDNVPLIDIRYIINPINGTVVLSENAPLNTKIALITVTDKDADHNGRVTCFTDHEVPFRLRPVFSNQFLLETAAYLDYESTREYAIKLLAADAGKPPLNQSSMLLIKLKDENDNAPVFTQPFISLSVPENNSPGTQLTKISATDADTGRNAEIHYLLGIDAPSEFNLDHRTGILTAVKKLDREKQEKYSFTVLAKDNGMPSLITNATVLVTVLDQNDNSPIFTHNEYNFYVPENLPRHGTVGLITVTDPDYGENSAVTLSILDANDDFTIDPQTGVIQPNISFDREKQESYTFNVKAQDGGRVSHSSTAKVTINVVDVNDNKPVFVVPPSNYSFELVPPSANPGTVVFTVVAIDNDTGMNAELRYNIVGGNTKGLFMIDQTTGNITLKEKCVLADLGLHKLIVKAKDLGQPDSLFSVINVNLFVNESMTNATLIYELVRKNIETPVTQNVETTDTSSPSSDYVKIVVAIVAGTITVILVIFITAVVRCRQSPHLKAAQKNKQNSEWVTPNPENRQMMIMKKKKKKHTPKNLLLNFVTIEEAKADNADNDRNTVTLDLPIELEEQAMGKCNWGTTPTTFKPDSPDLAQHYKSASPQPAFQIQPETPLNSKHHIIQELPLDNTFVGCDSISKCSSSSSDPYSVSECSYPVTTFKTPVSVHTRLPMKEVARPHTPMKETTTVEIWTHPQPQRKSEGKRTIKSQRRVTFHLPEGSQESSSDGGLGDHDAGSLPSASHALPLGYPQEEYFDHAANNNRTEGDGNSDPESSKLIPPSPGFKRLIVFAIKEPNSKSPSGGAAQTPASATSKRGLRREARAASLFNVRARMPRG